A part of Biomphalaria glabrata chromosome 3, xgBioGlab47.1, whole genome shotgun sequence genomic DNA contains:
- the LOC106057052 gene encoding tubulin polyglutamylase TTLL5-like isoform X9, whose amino-acid sequence MSLPKHDGGRIPSSLHNNNVNIILHAWPRFKTPHHQMASVDTRGVDSDGNGSLTPSEQSENEERSEHDSDYESDEVHDHLEPKRKTLNVQWTGYGKRVPIILFNAETILNKRTDFKTVGERYHLAFKFASTDCKIVRNILLSHGFHEVHPNSVDYNLVWSNSHLKPFTLRTMSEFQKINHFPRSYELTRKDRLFKNIQRMQQIKGFKHFDFIPPSYVLPGDYQDFCSSFLKDKGPYIVKPVASSRGRGVFLINHPDQVPLDENVIVSKYISSPLVIDGFKFDVRLYVTVTSYDPLVIYLYEEGLTRFATVKYEKNVKHLRNQCMHLTNYSVNKRSQDYVKNDDPEVEDYGNKWSMGAMLRYLRSEGKDTAALMMRIEDVVIKTILSVESSVATACKMFQSFRGNCFELYGFDILLDENLKPWVLEVNLSPSLACDSPLDLKIKTNMLCDLFSLAGIICHDPMMRTRQQQNKQTAELSAKLKSRLKGDIDEALAEMLNQIEAARQNMKEADAWLLKRSFRPSSAASSASKDRMSHSMMTGLSSDEIKIVRRVKEEEERKGGWIRIFPTADSWETYGSFLQFPTTHNLMLHQRLYGERHGTGSRLSCILSPLKSKSGVQMQLNGKAENERFLESYTQALLRAKQYESRLGQMKSKTKKVKKKVQKSKPKRVKLTQGVQENEEHVEQEDEGGNYKERDQKSDIKSESKGDKHEVKENFIKNSSYDKEDEKAGDNSDKDRGDKATSEHISPQVSMSPIPKYDVVGLLEKGLPLSKVQARTAFAMYLIRVQQRLLSDCGSVLKQEDVEALNEQMDLVLRFLKRAAANIPQTFRVVVPSRKLPLSDRRRILAKQLGDFVHIYNKETDHLKAVKVRNRIENKKARRVDSSEGLDEIKFDQFVYTATEGELEELLTTYTKINKSAAIFLGGESKSSMSSSEAKKDILSRRRENPDLADGLSPVGLTGQAISDDISRGRHGNFNATNLNINSNNILFHRNAGGYQNNPATNGPPPSSSQSSNTMLSTSNPVVDTYNEKAIQEALQRLALRQQARQYAAPNGSTVFKPENEPYKLYYASGLEGQMNQVKSLSGQTLKQYTSSSNQLYSQGSSVQHIPHEENSLKSISQTSIGSFESRPSSFSAKSRPTVLSSTHARGANATFNSFIDDPDSQSNSDFIAPSRPGTAKSRQAQQQVMKQELLEQSKAMLEESKRNYDALVTQVLLQQQSSASSMSRSDSKGSLSSLGSSTKTYLPQPPSEQSRSFRTQSHHRVNRKPDETDSNLHLNFYNSLVAMESGTQS is encoded by the exons gccaCGTTTTAAAACTCCTCATCATCAAATGGCTTCAGTAGATACACGTGGCGTGGATTCAGATGGCAATGGTTCCTTGACTCCATCAGAGCAGAGTGAGAATGAAGAACGCAGTGAGCATGACTCTGATTATGAAAGTGATGAAGTGCATGACCATCTGGAGCCAAA GAGAAAAACTCTCAATGTCCAGTGGACTGGCTATGGTAAAAGAGTTCCTATCATCTTGTTCAATGCTGAGACAATATTAAACAAAAGGACAGATTTTAAAACTGTTGGAg AACGGTATCACTTGGCCTTCAAATTTGCCTCAACTGACTGCAAGATTGTACGAAACATTTTACTATCGCATGGTTTTCACGAG GTCCACCCCAACAGCGTTGATTATAACTTAGTCTGGAGTAATTCGCATCTCAAGCCTTTTACACTGCGAACAATGTCAGAGTTTCAGAAAATCAACCATTTCCCCAG ATCCTATGAGCTTACAAGAAAGGatagattatttaaaaacatccaGAGAATGCAGCAAATTAAG ggttttaaacattttgatttCATTCCACCAAGCTATGTTCTTCCTGGTGATTACCAAGACTTCTGCt caagCTTTCTCAAAGATAAAGGACCATATATAGTGAAGCCTGTTGCATCATCAAGAGGAAGAGGTGTCTTTCTAATCAATCAT ccggATCAGGTGCCGctagatgaaaatgttatagTCAGTAAATACATCTCTTCTCCACTAGTTATAGATG GATTCAAATTTGACGTTAGACTTTATGTTACCGTGACATCATACGACCCATTAGTCATTTACTTGTATGAAGAAGGCCTGACCAGATTCGCCACTGTGAAGTATGAGAAGAATGTGAAACATCTACGCAATCAATGCATGCACTTAACCAACTACAGCGTCAATAAGAGGAGCCAGGACTATGTGAA AAACGATGACCCAGAAGTTGAAGACTATGGCAATAAGTGGTCTATGGGTGCAATGCTACGATATTTGCGGTCAGAGGGCAAAGACACAGCAG CTCTCATGATGCGAATTGAGGATGTGGTTATAAAAACCATACTCTCCGTGGAATCATCTGTTGCCACTGCCTGCAAGATGTTCCAGTCCTTTAGAGGAAATTGTTTTG aaTTGTATGGTTTTGACATCCTTCTTGATGAGAATTTGAAGCCTTGGGTCTTGGAAGTAAATCTTTCACCATCTCTGGCATG TGACAGCCCTCTGGATCTgaagataaaaacaaacatgttgtgTGATCTTTTTAGCCTGGCAG GTATCATCTGTCATGATCCAATGATGCGTACgcgacaacaacaaaacaagcaaaCTGCAGAGTTATCAGCCAAGTTAAAAAGTAGACTCAAG GGAGACATTGATGAGGCTTTAGCAGAAATGTTAAACCAAATAGAGGCTGCAAGACAGAACATGAAAGAAGCTGATGCTTGGCTTTTAAAAAGG TCATTTCGGCCATCATCAGCGGCCAGTTCAGCCTCCAAAGATCGTATGAGTCACTCCATGATGACTGGACTCAGTAGCGATGAGATCAAAATTGTCAGGAGAGTGAAAGAAGAGGAGGAAAGGAAAGGTGGATGGATCAGGATCTTTCCAACAGCTGACAGTTGGGAAACATATGG ttcttttttacaatttccTACCACTCACAACCTAATGTTACATCAGCGTCTCTATGGAGAAAG GCATGGCACTGGTAGCAGACTATCTTGTATCTTATCTCCCTTAAAGTCCAA AAGTGGAGTACAGATGCAATTGAATGGAAAAGCAGAAAATGAg AGATTTCTGGAGTCCTACACCCAAGCTTTACTGAGAGCCAAACAATATGAGAGCAGGTTGGGACAGATGAAATCTAAAACAAAGAAAGTGAAGAAGAAAGTCCAGAAATCAA AGCCCAAAAGAGTTAAACTAACCCAAGGTGTTCAGGAAAATGAGGAGCATGTGGAGCAAGAGGACGAAGGAGGAAATTACAAAGAAAGAGACCAGAAGTCTGACATCAAAAGTGAATCTAAAG GTGATAAACATGAAGTCAAGGAAAACTTCATTAAAAATTCTTCTTATGACAAAGAGGATGAGAAAGCAGGGGATAATTCAGACAAAGATAGAGGAGACAAGGCTACATCTGAGCATATATCCCCCCAAGTATCTATGAGCCCAATACCTAAGTATGATGTTGTTGGACTTTTGGAGAAAGGTCTTCCTTTAAG tAAAGTTCAGGCCAGAACAGCATTTGCAATGTACTTAATAAGAGTTCAACAGAGGTTGTTGTCAGACTGTGGAAGTGTTTTGAAACAGGAGGATGTTGAGGCCCTCAATGAACAAATG GATCTTGTGTTACGGTTCTTGAAGAGAGCTGCTGCAAATATACCACAGACATTCCGCGTGGTGGTGCCAAGTAGAAAGTTACCTTTAAGTGACAGGCGCAGAATCCTTGCCAAGCAGTTAGGTGATTTTGTGCATATTTATAACAAG gaaactgaccatttaaaggcAGTGAAGGTGAGAAAtagaatagaaaataaaaaggcaAGAAGAGTAGATAGTTCAGAGGGTTTGGATGAAATCAAGTTTGACCAGTTTGTTTACACAGCAAC aGAGGGAGAGCTGGAAGAACTTTTAACAACATATACAAAGATAAATAAGTCAGCTGCCATATTTCTTGGTGGGGAGTCAAAGTCAAGTATGAGTTCATCTGAGGCTAAAAAGGATATACTGTCACGTCGTAGAGAGAATCCAGATTTAGCAGATGGCTTGTCACCTGTTGGTTTGACGGGTCAGGCTATAAGCGATGATATATCAAGAGGCCGGCATGGTAATTTTAATg CTACAAACCTAAATATCAATAGCAACAACATACTATTTCACA GGAATGCTGGAGGTTATCAAAACAATCCAGCAACTAATGGTCCCCCTCCAAGTTCCTCGCAGTCCAGTAATACCATGCTCAGCACATCAAATCCAGTTGTTG ACACATACAATGAAAAGGCTATACAAGAAGCCCTGCAGAGACTGGCCTTAAGGCAGCAGGCACGCCAGTATGCTGCACCAAATGGGTCAACTGTATTTAAGCCAGAGAATGAGCCGTATAAGCTTTACTATGCTAGTGGTCTAGAAGGGCAGATGAATCAAGTCAAGTCCTTGTCTGGCCAGACTCTTAAGCAGTACACAAGCTCTTCAAATCAACTTTATTCTCAGGGATCaa GTGTTCAACATATACCACATGAAGAGAATAGTCTCAAGTCCATTTCACAAACATCTATAGGCAGCTTTGAATCAAGACCTTCGTCATTCTCTGCCAAATCACGGCCAACAGTGCTCTCCAGCACTCATGCACGTGGGGCAAATGCCACTTTCAATAGCTTCATTGATGATCCAGATAGCCAGAGCAATAGTGATTTCATTGCACCCTCCAGGCCAGGGACAGCCAAGTCACGCCAGGCCCAGCAGCAGGTTATGAAGCAGGAGTTGCTAGAGCAGAGCAAA
- the LOC106057052 gene encoding tubulin polyglutamylase TTLL5-like isoform X3, which yields MSLPKHDGGRIPSSLHNNNVNIILHAWPRFKTPHHQMASVDTRGVDSDGNGSLTPSEQSENEERSEHDSDYESDEVHDHLEPKRKTLNVQWTGYGKRVPIILFNAETILNKRTDFKTVGERYHLAFKFASTDCKIVRNILLSHGFHEVHPNSVDYNLVWSNSHLKPFTLRTMSEFQKINHFPRSYELTRKDRLFKNIQRMQQIKGFKHFDFIPPSYVLPGDYQDFCSSFLKDKGPYIVKPVASSRGRGVFLINHPDQVPLDENVIVSKYISSPLVIDGFKFDVRLYVTVTSYDPLVIYLYEEGLTRFATVKYEKNVKHLRNQCMHLTNYSVNKRSQDYVKNDDPEVEDYGNKWSMGAMLRYLRSEGKDTAALMMRIEDVVIKTILSVESSVATACKMFQSFRGNCFELYGFDILLDENLKPWVLEVNLSPSLACDSPLDLKIKTNMLCDLFSLAGIICHDPMMRTRQQQNKQTAELSAKLKSRLKGDIDEALAEMLNQIEAARQNMKEADAWLLKRSFRPSSAASSASKDRMSHSMMTGLSSDEIKIVRRVKEEEERKGGWIRIFPTADSWETYGSFLQFPTTHNLMLHQRLYGERSGVQMQLNGKAENERFLESYTQALLRAKQYESRLGQMKSKTKKVKKKVQKSKPKRVKLTQGVQENEEHVEQEDEGGNYKERDQKSDIKSESKGDKHEVKENFIKNSSYDKEDEKAGDNSDKDRGDKATSEHISPQVSMSPIPKYDVVGLLEKGLPLSKVQARTAFAMYLIRVQQRLLSDCGSVLKQEDVEALNEQMDLVLRFLKRAAANIPQTFRVVVPSRKLPLSDRRRILAKQLGDFVHIYNKETDHLKAVKVRNRIENKKARRVDSSEGLDEIKFDQFVYTATEGELEELLTTYTKINKSAAIFLGGESKSSMSSSEAKKDILSRRRENPDLADGLSPVGLTGQAISDDISRGRHGNFNATNLNINSNNILFHICSQASATDTYAGKVMRTPPRPYSAQNQNSHLSTVSIYSQKLGRPYSAARVGSAHRSGNAGGYQNNPATNGPPPSSSQSSNTMLSTSNPVVDTYNEKAIQEALQRLALRQQARQYAAPNGSTVFKPENEPYKLYYASGLEGQMNQVKSLSGQTLKQYTSSSNQLYSQGSSVQHIPHEENSLKSISQTSIGSFESRPSSFSAKSRPTVLSSTHARGANATFNSFIDDPDSQSNSDFIAPSRPGTAKSRQAQQQVMKQELLEQSKAMLEESKRNYDALVTQVLLQQQSSASSMSRSDSKGSLSSLGSSTKTYLPQPPSEQSRSFRTQSHHRVNRKPDETDSNLHLNFYNSLVAMESGTQS from the exons gccaCGTTTTAAAACTCCTCATCATCAAATGGCTTCAGTAGATACACGTGGCGTGGATTCAGATGGCAATGGTTCCTTGACTCCATCAGAGCAGAGTGAGAATGAAGAACGCAGTGAGCATGACTCTGATTATGAAAGTGATGAAGTGCATGACCATCTGGAGCCAAA GAGAAAAACTCTCAATGTCCAGTGGACTGGCTATGGTAAAAGAGTTCCTATCATCTTGTTCAATGCTGAGACAATATTAAACAAAAGGACAGATTTTAAAACTGTTGGAg AACGGTATCACTTGGCCTTCAAATTTGCCTCAACTGACTGCAAGATTGTACGAAACATTTTACTATCGCATGGTTTTCACGAG GTCCACCCCAACAGCGTTGATTATAACTTAGTCTGGAGTAATTCGCATCTCAAGCCTTTTACACTGCGAACAATGTCAGAGTTTCAGAAAATCAACCATTTCCCCAG ATCCTATGAGCTTACAAGAAAGGatagattatttaaaaacatccaGAGAATGCAGCAAATTAAG ggttttaaacattttgatttCATTCCACCAAGCTATGTTCTTCCTGGTGATTACCAAGACTTCTGCt caagCTTTCTCAAAGATAAAGGACCATATATAGTGAAGCCTGTTGCATCATCAAGAGGAAGAGGTGTCTTTCTAATCAATCAT ccggATCAGGTGCCGctagatgaaaatgttatagTCAGTAAATACATCTCTTCTCCACTAGTTATAGATG GATTCAAATTTGACGTTAGACTTTATGTTACCGTGACATCATACGACCCATTAGTCATTTACTTGTATGAAGAAGGCCTGACCAGATTCGCCACTGTGAAGTATGAGAAGAATGTGAAACATCTACGCAATCAATGCATGCACTTAACCAACTACAGCGTCAATAAGAGGAGCCAGGACTATGTGAA AAACGATGACCCAGAAGTTGAAGACTATGGCAATAAGTGGTCTATGGGTGCAATGCTACGATATTTGCGGTCAGAGGGCAAAGACACAGCAG CTCTCATGATGCGAATTGAGGATGTGGTTATAAAAACCATACTCTCCGTGGAATCATCTGTTGCCACTGCCTGCAAGATGTTCCAGTCCTTTAGAGGAAATTGTTTTG aaTTGTATGGTTTTGACATCCTTCTTGATGAGAATTTGAAGCCTTGGGTCTTGGAAGTAAATCTTTCACCATCTCTGGCATG TGACAGCCCTCTGGATCTgaagataaaaacaaacatgttgtgTGATCTTTTTAGCCTGGCAG GTATCATCTGTCATGATCCAATGATGCGTACgcgacaacaacaaaacaagcaaaCTGCAGAGTTATCAGCCAAGTTAAAAAGTAGACTCAAG GGAGACATTGATGAGGCTTTAGCAGAAATGTTAAACCAAATAGAGGCTGCAAGACAGAACATGAAAGAAGCTGATGCTTGGCTTTTAAAAAGG TCATTTCGGCCATCATCAGCGGCCAGTTCAGCCTCCAAAGATCGTATGAGTCACTCCATGATGACTGGACTCAGTAGCGATGAGATCAAAATTGTCAGGAGAGTGAAAGAAGAGGAGGAAAGGAAAGGTGGATGGATCAGGATCTTTCCAACAGCTGACAGTTGGGAAACATATGG ttcttttttacaatttccTACCACTCACAACCTAATGTTACATCAGCGTCTCTATGGAGAAAG AAGTGGAGTACAGATGCAATTGAATGGAAAAGCAGAAAATGAg AGATTTCTGGAGTCCTACACCCAAGCTTTACTGAGAGCCAAACAATATGAGAGCAGGTTGGGACAGATGAAATCTAAAACAAAGAAAGTGAAGAAGAAAGTCCAGAAATCAA AGCCCAAAAGAGTTAAACTAACCCAAGGTGTTCAGGAAAATGAGGAGCATGTGGAGCAAGAGGACGAAGGAGGAAATTACAAAGAAAGAGACCAGAAGTCTGACATCAAAAGTGAATCTAAAG GTGATAAACATGAAGTCAAGGAAAACTTCATTAAAAATTCTTCTTATGACAAAGAGGATGAGAAAGCAGGGGATAATTCAGACAAAGATAGAGGAGACAAGGCTACATCTGAGCATATATCCCCCCAAGTATCTATGAGCCCAATACCTAAGTATGATGTTGTTGGACTTTTGGAGAAAGGTCTTCCTTTAAG tAAAGTTCAGGCCAGAACAGCATTTGCAATGTACTTAATAAGAGTTCAACAGAGGTTGTTGTCAGACTGTGGAAGTGTTTTGAAACAGGAGGATGTTGAGGCCCTCAATGAACAAATG GATCTTGTGTTACGGTTCTTGAAGAGAGCTGCTGCAAATATACCACAGACATTCCGCGTGGTGGTGCCAAGTAGAAAGTTACCTTTAAGTGACAGGCGCAGAATCCTTGCCAAGCAGTTAGGTGATTTTGTGCATATTTATAACAAG gaaactgaccatttaaaggcAGTGAAGGTGAGAAAtagaatagaaaataaaaaggcaAGAAGAGTAGATAGTTCAGAGGGTTTGGATGAAATCAAGTTTGACCAGTTTGTTTACACAGCAAC aGAGGGAGAGCTGGAAGAACTTTTAACAACATATACAAAGATAAATAAGTCAGCTGCCATATTTCTTGGTGGGGAGTCAAAGTCAAGTATGAGTTCATCTGAGGCTAAAAAGGATATACTGTCACGTCGTAGAGAGAATCCAGATTTAGCAGATGGCTTGTCACCTGTTGGTTTGACGGGTCAGGCTATAAGCGATGATATATCAAGAGGCCGGCATGGTAATTTTAATg CTACAAACCTAAATATCAATAGCAACAACATACTATTTCACA TATGTAGTCAAGCCTCGGCCACAGATACTTATGCTGGGAAAGTAATGAGAACGCCTCCTCGACCTTACTCTGCACAAAATCAAAACTCTCACTTGTCTACCGTTTCAATTTACTCTCAGAAACTTGGACGGCCCTACTCTGCTGCTCGTGTGGGCAGTGCACACAGATCAG GGAATGCTGGAGGTTATCAAAACAATCCAGCAACTAATGGTCCCCCTCCAAGTTCCTCGCAGTCCAGTAATACCATGCTCAGCACATCAAATCCAGTTGTTG ACACATACAATGAAAAGGCTATACAAGAAGCCCTGCAGAGACTGGCCTTAAGGCAGCAGGCACGCCAGTATGCTGCACCAAATGGGTCAACTGTATTTAAGCCAGAGAATGAGCCGTATAAGCTTTACTATGCTAGTGGTCTAGAAGGGCAGATGAATCAAGTCAAGTCCTTGTCTGGCCAGACTCTTAAGCAGTACACAAGCTCTTCAAATCAACTTTATTCTCAGGGATCaa GTGTTCAACATATACCACATGAAGAGAATAGTCTCAAGTCCATTTCACAAACATCTATAGGCAGCTTTGAATCAAGACCTTCGTCATTCTCTGCCAAATCACGGCCAACAGTGCTCTCCAGCACTCATGCACGTGGGGCAAATGCCACTTTCAATAGCTTCATTGATGATCCAGATAGCCAGAGCAATAGTGATTTCATTGCACCCTCCAGGCCAGGGACAGCCAAGTCACGCCAGGCCCAGCAGCAGGTTATGAAGCAGGAGTTGCTAGAGCAGAGCAAA